Proteins encoded by one window of Nisaea sediminum:
- a CDS encoding TRAP transporter large permease subunit: MELVFLLLLVAIMASALASGFPVAFALPGSAIITIGLAALTGEIFAGDAAAYFAQGGPMNWLTAGVTNFRGVYWEVERDTLIAIPLFVFMGIMLQRSKIAEDLLVSMAQLFGPIRGGLGISVVFVGALLAATTGIVGATVVAMGLISLPAMLRNNYSHSLATGTIAASGTLGQIIPPSIVLIILADQLASAVDQAGMARTAYFKEMTGEFTMPSSFGVSSTSAGDMFMGALLPGLILVGLYMAYILIMAFFRPSIAPAVPFEGKYDRKFAMRVVLSLVPPLTLIFVVLGSIIMGIATVNQAGAIGAVGAMVMAGYRLYDGRPGAFYPAILAMGSLVTVLVLTSVHPINIRALHTTADLVAMLIAIAAVIVFLVAIIWSGWRAFVTDDTLRGVMVETAKTTALVFIILLGAAMLTAAFRAFGGEELVREFLTSLPGGFWAQFIIVMAVIFILGFFLDFIEIAVVVVPIVAPILLADPSANITAVWLGVMIGLNIQTSFLTPPFGFALFYLRGVAPAAVKTLSMYKGVIPFISLQLFALFIVGVTPQLVNYLPNRMSLTAESAPPPKNPRLQNCIEDYVLATFRKDGDQIRAAITDAKTWDISYLPKSVQNDLKKSFDAAEKSFPALEEAFATSAAIEEAAKTYRPLHVEVRATQREIAKHVAEIKELEDRLELLRHSNGEQLDAAEKLSARIEKLKAEQVELEAEIPSNWEPDHKAFTKVLNAEKKARLTYRRTVDTGYETVAKLQATLHDTDALAALSGAIEGLTDPITNLDPKDAEEAIKEVEARIGEVVEAGSIRSAVAKARRALRNKTPDREKALEELQDALKIYREELAWRQQAKTAIGAKLDQYEGAIRNTIGLRLLERLPRDIALDVAACQSSHVDISLYF, from the coding sequence ATGGAACTCGTATTCCTCCTCCTGCTTGTCGCGATCATGGCAAGCGCCCTTGCGTCCGGCTTTCCGGTCGCCTTCGCGCTGCCCGGATCAGCCATCATTACAATCGGTCTGGCGGCCCTGACAGGCGAGATCTTCGCCGGCGATGCGGCCGCCTATTTCGCCCAGGGCGGACCGATGAACTGGCTGACCGCAGGCGTCACGAACTTCCGCGGTGTCTACTGGGAGGTCGAGCGAGATACGCTGATCGCGATCCCGCTCTTCGTCTTCATGGGCATCATGCTGCAGCGTTCGAAGATCGCCGAGGACCTGCTGGTATCCATGGCGCAACTCTTCGGTCCGATCCGCGGCGGTCTCGGCATCTCCGTCGTCTTCGTCGGCGCGCTGCTGGCCGCGACGACGGGCATCGTTGGCGCTACCGTGGTGGCGATGGGCCTGATCTCGCTTCCGGCTATGCTGCGCAACAATTACTCGCACTCTCTGGCGACCGGCACGATCGCCGCCTCCGGCACGCTCGGACAGATCATCCCGCCGTCCATCGTTCTCATCATCCTCGCCGACCAGCTGGCCAGCGCCGTCGACCAGGCGGGCATGGCGCGGACCGCCTACTTCAAGGAGATGACCGGCGAGTTCACAATGCCGAGCTCCTTCGGCGTCAGCTCCACGAGCGCCGGCGACATGTTCATGGGCGCCCTTCTTCCGGGCCTGATCCTCGTCGGTCTCTACATGGCCTATATCCTGATCATGGCCTTCTTCCGGCCGTCGATCGCTCCGGCCGTGCCGTTCGAGGGCAAGTACGACCGCAAGTTTGCAATGCGTGTCGTGCTTTCGCTGGTACCGCCACTGACCCTCATTTTCGTGGTCCTCGGCTCGATCATCATGGGCATCGCGACCGTGAACCAGGCAGGCGCGATCGGCGCGGTCGGGGCCATGGTTATGGCAGGCTACCGGCTTTATGATGGGCGACCGGGTGCTTTCTATCCGGCAATCCTCGCAATGGGCTCACTCGTGACCGTCCTGGTGCTGACCAGCGTTCACCCGATCAACATCCGCGCGCTCCACACCACGGCTGATCTTGTCGCCATGCTGATCGCGATCGCAGCCGTCATTGTCTTCCTCGTGGCGATCATCTGGAGCGGCTGGCGTGCTTTCGTCACGGACGACACCCTGCGCGGCGTGATGGTGGAAACGGCAAAGACGACGGCCCTCGTCTTCATCATCCTGCTCGGAGCGGCGATGCTGACCGCCGCGTTCCGCGCTTTCGGCGGGGAAGAACTCGTACGCGAGTTCCTGACCAGCCTGCCTGGCGGTTTCTGGGCCCAGTTCATCATCGTCATGGCCGTCATCTTCATTCTCGGCTTCTTCCTCGACTTCATCGAGATTGCCGTCGTCGTGGTGCCGATCGTAGCGCCGATCCTGCTAGCCGACCCGTCCGCGAACATCACCGCCGTCTGGCTCGGCGTGATGATCGGCCTGAACATCCAGACGTCCTTCCTCACGCCGCCATTCGGCTTCGCGCTGTTCTACCTGCGCGGTGTCGCCCCGGCCGCGGTCAAAACCCTTTCGATGTACAAGGGCGTGATTCCCTTCATCAGCCTCCAGCTCTTTGCGCTGTTCATCGTCGGCGTGACGCCGCAGCTGGTGAACTATCTGCCGAACCGGATGTCGCTCACCGCCGAAAGCGCGCCGCCGCCGAAGAATCCGCGGCTGCAAAATTGCATCGAAGACTACGTGCTGGCGACCTTCCGCAAAGACGGCGACCAGATCCGCGCAGCCATCACCGATGCGAAGACCTGGGACATCTCGTACCTGCCGAAGTCCGTTCAGAACGACCTGAAGAAGAGCTTCGATGCAGCGGAGAAGTCATTCCCGGCTCTCGAAGAGGCGTTCGCCACCTCGGCGGCCATCGAGGAAGCGGCAAAGACCTACCGCCCGCTTCATGTGGAGGTCCGCGCCACGCAGCGCGAAATCGCCAAGCATGTCGCGGAAATCAAGGAACTCGAGGACAGACTGGAGCTGCTCAGGCACTCCAACGGAGAGCAGCTCGATGCGGCCGAAAAACTGTCGGCCAGGATCGAGAAGCTGAAAGCCGAACAGGTCGAGCTAGAAGCAGAGATCCCGTCCAATTGGGAACCGGACCACAAGGCCTTCACCAAGGTCCTGAACGCCGAGAAGAAAGCCCGTCTGACCTATCGCCGGACCGTCGATACCGGCTATGAGACGGTCGCAAAGCTGCAGGCCACTCTGCACGATACCGACGCGCTCGCAGCCCTGTCCGGCGCCATCGAAGGCCTGACGGACCCGATCACGAACCTCGATCCGAAAGATGCCGAAGAGGCGATCAAGGAAGTGGAGGCCAGGATCGGTGAAGTCGTCGAGGCCGGTTCCATCCGCTCTGCTGTCGCCAAGGCGCGGCGTGCCTTGCGGAACAAGACACCCGACAGGGAAAAGGCGCTGGAAGAACTCCAGGACGCCCTCAAGATCTACCGGGAAGAGCTTGCCTGGCGCCAGCAGGCGAAGACCGCCATCGGTGCGAAGCTCGACCAGTACGAAGGTGCGATCCGTAACACGATCGGCCTCCGGCTGCTTGAGCGGCTGCCACGCGATATCGCGCTCGACGTCGCGGCATGTCAGTCCAGTCACGTGGACATCTCGCTCTACTTCTAG
- a CDS encoding Lrp/AsnC family transcriptional regulator, which translates to MDDMDRKILRLLQEDSSISVSDIARQVGLSASPCWKRINRMQVDGLIKRQVAVLDADKLGYGLTVFVSIKTGEHSADWLQTFADTVQAMPEVLEFHRMAGEVDYLLKVVVPDMKSFDQFYKKLVELTALSEVTSRFSMETIKETTALPV; encoded by the coding sequence ATGGATGACATGGACAGAAAGATCCTGCGCCTCCTGCAAGAGGACAGCAGCATCTCGGTTTCCGATATCGCGCGGCAGGTCGGGCTCTCGGCTTCGCCCTGCTGGAAGCGAATCAATCGGATGCAGGTCGACGGCCTGATCAAGCGCCAGGTCGCTGTTCTGGATGCGGACAAGCTCGGTTACGGACTGACCGTCTTCGTCAGCATCAAGACGGGAGAACATTCGGCCGACTGGCTGCAGACTTTCGCCGACACGGTTCAGGCGATGCCGGAAGTGCTCGAATTCCATCGCATGGCAGGCGAAGTTGACTACCTGCTCAAGGTCGTTGTTCCCGACATGAAGAGCTTTGACCAGTTCTACAAGAAACTCGTCGAACTGACCGCACTCAGCGAAGTCACCTCGCGCTTTTCAATGGAGACGATCAAGGAGACCACAGCGCTCCCGGTCTGA
- a CDS encoding ABC transporter ATP-binding protein, which produces MSGIVVNGLSKRWGETAAVREVSFSVEPGSFAVLLGPSGCGKSTLLRLISGLESASAGSIMIGGKDVTTRPPAERDLAMVFQSYALFPHLSVAENILFGLKVRKASKAEQADRLSRVADLIGLSQLLERRPSQLSGGQQQRVALGRAIIAEKPICLMDEPLSNLDAKLRHEMRVEIRALQRKLGMTMLYVTHDQAEAMGMADRIILLKDGAIEQDASPVETYGRPSTSFAGRFIGTPPMNVLALSWRYGGVCIKGTETPLLTGLPEHELALGIRPEDISIDATGPVRAAVESIEYLGADTLVDCRIGSERLTVRTRSADGIAPGSAIGLSWPRAALHLFDAASGTRRDDLLTGAEG; this is translated from the coding sequence ATGAGCGGGATCGTCGTCAACGGACTGAGCAAGCGCTGGGGCGAAACCGCGGCGGTGCGCGAGGTCTCCTTCTCGGTCGAGCCGGGGAGCTTCGCCGTCCTGCTGGGGCCGTCCGGCTGCGGGAAATCGACCCTTCTGCGCCTGATCTCCGGCCTGGAAAGCGCGAGCGCCGGCAGCATAATGATCGGCGGGAAGGACGTCACCACGCGTCCGCCGGCGGAACGCGATCTCGCCATGGTGTTCCAGTCCTACGCCCTCTTCCCGCATCTGAGCGTCGCCGAAAACATTCTCTTCGGGCTCAAAGTCCGGAAGGCGTCAAAGGCGGAGCAAGCGGATCGTCTCTCGCGGGTTGCCGACCTGATCGGCCTCAGCCAGCTTCTCGAACGCCGTCCGAGCCAGCTTTCCGGCGGGCAGCAGCAACGCGTGGCGCTCGGACGGGCGATCATTGCCGAGAAACCCATCTGCCTGATGGACGAGCCGCTCTCCAATCTCGATGCCAAGCTCCGGCACGAAATGCGGGTCGAAATCCGCGCCCTGCAGCGCAAGCTCGGGATGACCATGCTCTATGTCACCCATGACCAGGCCGAGGCCATGGGCATGGCGGACCGCATCATCCTGCTGAAGGACGGCGCGATCGAGCAGGACGCGAGCCCGGTCGAGACCTACGGCCGCCCGTCTACGAGCTTCGCCGGCCGTTTCATCGGCACGCCGCCGATGAACGTTCTCGCACTCTCCTGGCGGTATGGAGGCGTCTGCATCAAGGGCACCGAAACCCCGCTGCTGACAGGCCTGCCGGAACACGAGCTGGCGCTCGGCATCCGTCCCGAAGACATTTCCATCGACGCCACCGGCCCGGTCCGGGCAGCGGTCGAATCCATCGAATATCTGGGGGCCGACACGCTTGTCGACTGCCGAATTGGCAGCGAGCGGCTGACCGTGCGCACCCGCAGCGCCGATGGCATCGCGCCCGGGAGCGCGATCGGCCTCTCCTGGCCGCGTGCGGCGCTTCACCTGTTCGACGCCGCGTCGGGGACCCGGCGCGACGACCTTCTGACCGGCGCGGAAGGATAG
- a CDS encoding TRAP transporter small permease subunit yields the protein MIGSASGASMGAAAASGYQTPVSAFARIFCWTAVSATLVFALNNYLIFWLDWPGMVTFLGHLGLLPAFAPQSPLESTATILGAVQTLSYLVCVGGAVLYTIRTPDRLLRSDSEAMVSISAYIIRASFWAVIFVGLADVMISFLRVEGLLPFLIGDDITTALGRPQFRGAYVHIPLVLAGCVTAAFSRSLGFTWLALLVVAAELSIVLSRFIFSYEQAFQGDLVRFWYGALFLFSSAYTLYEDGHVRVDVLYAGLTSRMKGLVNIWGSLVLGMSLCVTVLAIGMAGKSSIINSALLSFEVSQSGFGMYVKYLMAGFLGIFAITMMIQFAAYILESLADYRDEPGKRKIAEASAH from the coding sequence ATGATCGGATCGGCTTCGGGGGCATCGATGGGTGCCGCGGCGGCGTCTGGATATCAGACGCCCGTTTCTGCTTTTGCTCGCATCTTTTGCTGGACCGCAGTCAGCGCAACACTCGTCTTCGCGCTGAACAATTACCTCATCTTCTGGCTGGACTGGCCGGGTATGGTGACCTTTCTCGGTCATCTGGGCTTGCTTCCGGCCTTTGCTCCACAGAGCCCTCTGGAGAGTACCGCGACGATACTCGGCGCGGTGCAGACCCTCTCCTATCTGGTTTGCGTCGGCGGAGCCGTCCTCTACACGATACGCACGCCGGACAGGCTCTTGAGAAGCGACTCCGAAGCCATGGTTTCGATCTCCGCCTATATTATCAGGGCTTCGTTCTGGGCGGTCATCTTTGTCGGACTCGCAGATGTGATGATCTCGTTCCTGCGCGTCGAAGGCCTGCTTCCTTTTCTGATCGGCGATGACATAACGACAGCACTCGGCCGCCCGCAGTTCAGAGGCGCCTACGTTCACATTCCGCTGGTGCTCGCCGGCTGCGTGACGGCGGCCTTTTCCCGCTCGCTCGGATTCACCTGGCTCGCCCTGCTGGTTGTCGCCGCCGAACTCAGCATCGTGCTGAGCCGCTTCATCTTCTCCTACGAACAGGCCTTCCAGGGCGACCTCGTCCGCTTCTGGTACGGCGCGCTTTTTCTCTTCTCCAGCGCCTATACTCTCTATGAAGACGGACATGTCCGCGTCGACGTGCTCTATGCCGGTCTCACGAGCCGCATGAAGGGTCTGGTCAATATCTGGGGCTCTTTGGTTCTCGGAATGTCGCTTTGCGTCACAGTCCTAGCCATCGGCATGGCAGGCAAGAGTTCGATCATCAACAGCGCGTTGCTGAGTTTCGAAGTCTCGCAGTCCGGCTTCGGAATGTATGTGAAATATCTGATGGCGGGCTTCCTCGGGATCTTCGCGATCACGATGATGATCCAGTTTGCCGCCTACATTCTCGAAAGCCTTGCCGACTATCGAGACGAACCCGGCAAGCGCAAAATCGCCGAAGCCTCAGCCCACTAA
- a CDS encoding DeoR/GlpR family DNA-binding transcription regulator: protein MAASISSNASKRRAEITEMVRAAGYQSIIDLAERFAVTEQTIRRDVNQLCDSGLLRRRHGGVELPSPNANIDYDQRMILNAGAKARIAAAVAARIPDGASVAVSIGTTPEMVVRALRSHNGLRVVTNNIAAALAASSNPSFEVTIAGGRIRPEGRDVLGQQVEQFFSAYKVDFGLFGVGGVDPDGSLLDFTEDEIRAREVISQNCRTKVVVLDHTKFGRAAYVRGGHIADPDLVFCDVAPPMGIAEMIRNAGHELVIASESDAALSLLPGMAEAGE, encoded by the coding sequence GTGGCTGCCAGCATCTCTTCCAACGCGTCCAAGCGCCGCGCCGAAATCACCGAAATGGTCCGGGCCGCCGGCTACCAGTCCATCATCGATCTGGCCGAGCGTTTTGCCGTCACCGAGCAGACAATCCGCCGGGACGTCAACCAGCTCTGCGACAGCGGTCTGCTGCGGCGGCGCCATGGCGGGGTCGAACTCCCCTCGCCCAACGCGAATATCGATTACGACCAGCGCATGATCCTGAATGCCGGCGCCAAGGCGCGGATCGCCGCCGCGGTCGCCGCGCGGATTCCCGACGGCGCCTCGGTCGCGGTCAGCATCGGGACGACGCCGGAGATGGTGGTCCGCGCGCTGCGTTCCCATAACGGTCTCCGGGTAGTCACCAACAACATCGCCGCCGCCCTTGCCGCCAGCAGCAATCCCTCCTTCGAGGTCACGATCGCGGGCGGCCGCATCCGTCCAGAAGGCCGCGACGTGCTCGGCCAGCAGGTCGAGCAGTTCTTCTCCGCCTACAAGGTCGATTTCGGGCTTTTCGGCGTCGGCGGCGTCGATCCGGACGGCAGCCTGCTCGACTTCACCGAGGACGAGATCCGCGCTCGCGAGGTCATCAGCCAGAACTGCCGCACCAAGGTCGTGGTGCTCGACCATACCAAGTTCGGCCGCGCCGCCTATGTCCGCGGCGGACACATTGCCGACCCCGACCTGGTCTTCTGCGATGTCGCTCCACCAATGGGGATCGCGGAGATGATCCGCAATGCGGGACATGAGCTCGTCATCGCCAGCGAGAGCGATGCCGCCCTCTCGCTACTTCCGGGCATGGCGGAAGCCGGAGAATGA
- a CDS encoding ABC transporter substrate-binding protein, protein MNFSKKLGIGAVAVAMSLSMAGAAHAVDLQFYFPVAVGGKAADTIEALTKEYAAAHPDVKIDPVYAGSYQNTITKALTAVKGGQSPQLSVILAVDMFTLIEEDAIVPFEDLIKTDADKAWLNSFYPAFMENSQTGGKTYGIPFQRSTPVMYWNKEAFKKAGLDPNTPPATWAELVEFGKKLTVKDASGKITQWGVRIPSSGFPYWLFQGLSTQNDVILANSDGNKTNFADPKVIEAVQYLVDLSAKHEVMAPGIIEWGATPKAFFEGESAIMWTTTGNLTNVRANAPFEFGVAMLPANKRRGAPTGGGNFYIFKDSTDEQKAASLDFIKWISAPTQAAKWSIATGYVAPRPDAWETPEMKAYVADFPPALVARDQLQYAVAELSTYQNQRITTIFNDGLEAAITGKMTPEEAMNDAQQKADKILKDYR, encoded by the coding sequence ATGAACTTCTCTAAGAAACTCGGGATCGGCGCCGTCGCGGTTGCGATGTCGCTCTCCATGGCCGGCGCGGCTCACGCCGTCGATCTGCAGTTCTATTTCCCGGTCGCGGTCGGCGGCAAGGCGGCCGACACGATCGAGGCGCTGACGAAGGAATATGCCGCCGCCCATCCGGACGTAAAAATCGACCCGGTCTATGCCGGCAGCTACCAGAACACCATCACCAAGGCGCTGACCGCGGTGAAGGGGGGCCAGTCGCCGCAGCTCTCGGTGATCCTCGCGGTCGACATGTTCACCCTGATCGAGGAAGACGCGATCGTTCCGTTCGAAGACCTGATCAAGACCGACGCCGACAAGGCATGGCTGAATTCCTTCTATCCGGCCTTCATGGAAAACAGCCAGACCGGCGGCAAGACCTACGGCATTCCGTTCCAGCGCTCGACCCCGGTCATGTACTGGAACAAGGAAGCTTTCAAGAAAGCCGGCCTCGATCCGAACACCCCGCCGGCGACCTGGGCTGAACTGGTCGAGTTCGGAAAGAAACTGACCGTCAAGGACGCCTCCGGCAAGATCACCCAGTGGGGGGTGCGTATTCCGAGCTCCGGTTTCCCCTACTGGCTCTTCCAGGGCCTCAGCACCCAGAACGACGTGATCCTCGCCAACAGCGACGGCAACAAGACCAACTTCGCCGATCCGAAAGTGATCGAGGCGGTGCAGTATCTCGTCGACCTCAGCGCCAAACATGAGGTGATGGCCCCGGGCATCATCGAGTGGGGCGCCACGCCGAAGGCCTTCTTCGAAGGCGAGTCCGCGATCATGTGGACCACGACCGGCAACCTGACCAACGTCCGCGCCAACGCGCCGTTCGAATTCGGCGTCGCCATGCTCCCGGCCAACAAGCGCCGCGGCGCACCGACCGGCGGCGGCAACTTCTACATCTTCAAGGACTCGACCGACGAGCAGAAGGCGGCCTCCCTCGACTTCATCAAGTGGATCTCCGCCCCGACGCAGGCGGCCAAGTGGTCGATCGCGACCGGCTATGTCGCGCCGCGGCCGGACGCCTGGGAGACGCCGGAGATGAAGGCCTATGTCGCCGACTTCCCGCCGGCGCTTGTCGCCCGCGACCAGCTGCAATACGCGGTGGCCGAGCTCTCGACCTACCAGAACCAGCGCATCACGACGATCTTCAACGACGGCCTTGAGGCCGCCATCACCGGCAAGATGACGCCGGAAGAAGCCATGAACGATGCGCAGCAGAAGGCGGACAAGATCCTCAAGGATTACCGCTGA
- a CDS encoding TRAP transporter substrate-binding protein, producing MKRRDFITKAGLAGVGGAAAAAASSFPKPSLAQERIEMVIVSSWGRDFPGLGTNAQLLAERIQETSGGRIQVQYFAAGERVGAFDVFDEVASGNAQAYHSADYYWKGKHPAWAYFTSVPFGLTFSEMAAWVHHMGGQELWDELASDFGLKCLPAGNTGVQMGGWFNKEINSADDLKGLKMRIPGLGGDVMAKLGASPVSLPGGQIYENLVSGAIEATEWVGPWNDYAMKFYEATKYYYFPGMHEPGGPDSLGMNASWWGSLTKTDQAVIRSVAMQTNDWMMAEYNAKNGEYLRKLIDEHGVVVKEFNDDVYDAFGTAADEVFEETRQHSDLANRVHEGFLKARSEAGGWLKLADVGYSQKRNRVIGL from the coding sequence ATGAAACGTCGCGACTTTATTACCAAGGCTGGGCTGGCCGGTGTCGGTGGTGCCGCCGCTGCTGCGGCATCGTCCTTCCCGAAACCGTCACTCGCGCAAGAGCGCATCGAGATGGTCATCGTCTCGAGCTGGGGCCGTGACTTCCCGGGTCTGGGCACCAACGCTCAGCTGCTGGCCGAGCGCATTCAGGAAACCTCCGGCGGCCGCATCCAGGTGCAGTACTTCGCCGCCGGCGAGCGCGTCGGCGCGTTCGACGTGTTCGACGAAGTCGCCTCCGGCAACGCGCAGGCCTATCACTCCGCCGATTACTACTGGAAAGGCAAGCACCCGGCCTGGGCCTATTTCACTTCCGTGCCGTTCGGGCTGACCTTCAGCGAAATGGCCGCGTGGGTCCATCACATGGGCGGTCAGGAACTGTGGGACGAGCTGGCCTCCGACTTCGGCCTGAAGTGCCTGCCGGCCGGCAACACCGGCGTGCAGATGGGCGGCTGGTTCAACAAGGAAATCAACAGCGCCGACGACCTCAAGGGCCTGAAAATGCGTATTCCTGGCCTCGGCGGCGACGTCATGGCCAAGCTGGGCGCTTCCCCTGTGTCCCTGCCGGGCGGTCAGATCTACGAAAACCTGGTGTCCGGCGCCATTGAGGCGACCGAGTGGGTCGGTCCGTGGAACGACTATGCGATGAAGTTCTACGAAGCCACTAAGTACTACTACTTCCCGGGCATGCACGAGCCGGGCGGGCCCGACTCCCTCGGCATGAATGCCTCCTGGTGGGGTTCCCTGACCAAAACCGATCAGGCGGTCATCCGGTCCGTCGCGATGCAGACCAACGACTGGATGATGGCGGAATACAACGCCAAGAACGGTGAATATCTGCGCAAGCTGATCGACGAGCACGGTGTCGTCGTCAAGGAATTCAACGACGACGTCTATGACGCCTTCGGCACCGCGGCCGACGAGGTCTTCGAAGAGACCCGCCAGCACAGCGATCTCGCCAACCGTGTCCATGAAGGCTTCCTGAAAGCCCGCTCTGAAGCCGGTGGCTGGCTGAAGCTCGCTGACGTCGGTTACTCTCAGAAGCGCAACCGCGTTATCGGCCTGTAA
- a CDS encoding carbohydrate ABC transporter permease, translating into MSAFRLSGFDYDRALNTAGAWALALLWFAPLIYAFWTAFHPGEYSTRFELTAPLTLENFVAAWNAAPFARYFLNTVLLVTSILIGQFVLCTLAAFAFARFEFRGRDTVFVLVLLQLLVMPDILIVENYRTMRVLGLLDTILAIGLPYMASAFGIFLLRQTFKTIPKELDDAARVEGAGFLTILLKVYVPLAKPTYLAYGLVSVSHHWNNFLWPLIVTNSVETRPVTVGLSVFSSTDQGIDWAIITAATLMTSGPLLIAFLLFQRQFVQSFMRAGIK; encoded by the coding sequence ATGAGCGCGTTCCGCCTCTCCGGCTTCGACTACGACCGCGCGCTGAACACGGCGGGCGCTTGGGCGCTCGCGCTTCTCTGGTTCGCGCCGCTGATCTACGCCTTCTGGACCGCGTTCCATCCGGGGGAATATTCCACACGCTTCGAGCTGACGGCGCCGCTGACGCTGGAGAATTTCGTCGCGGCCTGGAACGCCGCGCCCTTCGCGCGCTATTTCCTCAACACCGTGCTGCTGGTGACCTCGATCCTGATCGGGCAGTTCGTGCTCTGCACCCTGGCGGCCTTCGCCTTCGCCCGCTTCGAGTTCCGCGGCCGCGACACGGTCTTCGTGCTGGTGCTGTTGCAGCTTTTGGTGATGCCGGACATCCTGATCGTCGAGAACTACCGGACCATGCGGGTCCTCGGCCTGCTCGACACCATTCTCGCCATCGGCCTGCCCTACATGGCCTCGGCCTTCGGCATTTTCCTTCTGCGGCAGACCTTCAAGACGATCCCGAAGGAACTCGACGACGCGGCCCGGGTCGAGGGCGCCGGGTTCCTCACGATCCTGCTGAAGGTCTATGTCCCGCTCGCCAAGCCGACCTACCTCGCCTACGGCCTGGTCTCGGTCAGCCACCACTGGAACAATTTCCTCTGGCCGCTGATCGTCACCAACTCGGTCGAGACAAGGCCGGTGACGGTCGGACTCAGCGTCTTCTCCTCGACCGACCAGGGGATCGACTGGGCGATCATCACCGCGGCGACGCTGATGACCTCCGGCCCGCTGCTGATCGCCTTCCTCCTGTTCCAGAGGCAGTTCGTCCAGAGCTTCATGCGGGCCGGGATCAAGTGA
- a CDS encoding carbohydrate ABC transporter permease has product MGPLANRTWVHAWLFLSPAVILLIAFTHYPAAVTFFHSFFSTPRGKRPAKFVGLENYETLLADTTFWKVLGNNLWYALGTIPASVAIAILMALWVDSKLKGRSFVRMAYFTPTVLPLIAVANIWMFFYTPGFGLIDQITGFFGFSQHNWLGDPATALNAVIVVAVWKEAGFFMIFYLAALQTIPLSLREAAAIEGAGRWYFFRRVTFPLLMPTTLFVSVNAVINSFRLVDHIFVMTEGGPDNASSLLLFYIYETSFRFWDTAYASTLTVALLLLLFAVAIGQFLLLDKRVHYR; this is encoded by the coding sequence ATGGGGCCGCTCGCCAACCGGACCTGGGTCCATGCCTGGCTCTTCCTCAGCCCGGCGGTGATCCTGCTGATCGCCTTCACCCACTATCCGGCCGCGGTCACCTTCTTTCACAGCTTCTTCTCGACGCCCCGCGGCAAGCGACCGGCCAAATTCGTCGGGCTGGAGAATTACGAGACGCTGCTCGCCGACACGACCTTCTGGAAGGTGCTCGGTAACAATCTCTGGTACGCGCTCGGCACCATTCCGGCCTCCGTCGCCATCGCCATCCTCATGGCGCTCTGGGTCGACAGCAAACTGAAGGGCCGCAGCTTCGTGCGCATGGCCTATTTCACCCCGACCGTGCTGCCGCTGATCGCCGTCGCCAATATCTGGATGTTCTTCTACACGCCCGGTTTCGGCCTGATCGACCAGATCACCGGCTTCTTCGGCTTTTCGCAGCATAACTGGCTCGGCGATCCCGCAACCGCGCTGAACGCCGTCATCGTCGTCGCGGTCTGGAAGGAAGCGGGCTTTTTCATGATCTTCTACCTGGCAGCGCTGCAGACCATCCCGCTCTCGCTGCGGGAAGCGGCGGCCATCGAGGGCGCCGGGCGCTGGTATTTCTTCCGCCGCGTCACTTTCCCGCTGTTGATGCCGACCACGCTCTTCGTATCGGTCAACGCGGTCATCAATTCCTTCCGTCTGGTTGACCATATCTTCGTCATGACCGAGGGCGGACCGGACAATGCGAGCTCGCTGCTGCTGTTCTACATCTACGAGACCTCGTTCCGCTTCTGGGACACGGCCTACGCCTCGACCCTGACCGTCGCCCTCCTCCTCCTGCTCTTCGCGGTCGCCATCGGCCAGTTTCTCCTGCTCGACAAACGGGTGCATTACCGATGA